A stretch of the Lactuca sativa cultivar Salinas chromosome 9, Lsat_Salinas_v11, whole genome shotgun sequence genome encodes the following:
- the LOC111888177 gene encoding pentatricopeptide repeat-containing protein At3g61360, which yields MLFLGRCNQLLQVPLLQQLTIAATIGFRFYSSDLEFEIKKITKIINDHPFPDQPIHPKLAQIIPSTTISTSFVENVLGHLFASHSNGLKAFEFFKFSLQFSQFCPSSDAFEKTLHILTRMRNFNKAWELIEEIHKTHPSLLTLKSMSIMLSRIAKFQSFEETLEAFQKLEDKLSDHKQFGIDEFNLLLRAFCTQRQMKEAKSVFNKLYSRFSPTTKTMNILLLGFKESGDVTSVELFYHEMIRRGFKPNIVTYNIRIDSYCKRGRFLDGLKLVEEMEQANCLPTLKTLTTLIHGAGIAHNTTYAQQLFDEMPKRNLLPDSGVYNALMNAFIRSRDINSATKLMDEMEANNLLHDNITFHTMFSGLMKSTGIDGVLELYHKMISRNFVPKSETVVMLMKLFCKNHEVDDAMGFWRYLIDKGYCPHSHAVDVLVRSLCSHGRVEEAFECSLQILERGRHLSKTCFRVLERHLEMGNEDKLKKLNKMIKNLHTVIPPSKGHANGISSVI from the coding sequence ATGCTCTTCCTAGGAAGATGCAATCAACTTCTTCAAGTTCCACTTCTTCAACAGCTAACAATAGCAGCCACCATTGGTTTCCGGTTCTATTCTTCAGATTTGGAGTTTGAAATCAAGAAAATTACTAAAATCATCAACGACCATCCTTTTCCAGATCAACCCATTCATCCAAAACTTGCCCAAATTATCCCTTCAACCACTATTTCAACTTCCTTTGTGGAAAATGTTCTTGGCCATCTCTTTGCATCGCACTCTAATGGCCTTAAAGCCTttgaattcttcaaattctcccTCCAGTTTTCCCAATTCTGTCCCAGTTCAGATGCATTTGAAAAAACACTTCATATATTAACTCGAATGCGGAATTTCAACAAGGCGTGGGAGTTGATAGAAGAAATTCACAAAACACACCCTTCCTTGCTTACCCTCAAATCCATGAGCATCATGTTATCAAGAATCGCaaagtttcaatcttttgaagaaacccttgAAGCGTTTCAGAAATTGGAGGATAAACTTTCTGATCACAAGCAATTTGGTATAGATGAATTCAATCTTCTCCTTCGAGCATTCTGCACACAGAGGCAAATGAAGGAAGCGAAGTCAGTATTCAACAAGCTATATTCCCGATTCTCCCCCACCACCAAAACAATGAATATTTTGCTTCTTGGATTTAAAGAATCTGGTGATGTCACTTCTGTAGAGCTTTTCTACCATGAGATGATTCGAAGAGGTTTCAAGCCCAACATTGTAACTTACAACATCAGAATTGATTCTTACTGCAAAAGAGGTCGGTTTCTAGATGGGTTAAAACTTGTTGAAGAAATGGAACAAGCAAACTGCTTGCCCACGTTAAAGACACTAACCACTTTGATCCATGGAGCAGGAATTGCTCACAACACAACCTATGCACAAcaactgttcgatgaaatgcctaaGAGAAACCTACTCCCAGATTCTGGTGTCTACAACGCCTTAATGAATGCTTTCATCAGATCACGTGACATCAACTCTGCAACTAAATTGATGGATGAAATGGAAGCTAATAATCTTCTTCATGACAACATTACATTTCACACAATGTTCTCAGGATTGATGAAGTCAACTGGAATCGATGGTGTTCTAGAGCTTTATCACAAGATGATCAGTAGAAACTTTGTCCCCAAATCAGAAACAGTTGTAATGTTAATGAAACTTTTCTGCAAAAATCATGAAGTTGATGATGCCATGGGTTTTTGGAGGTACTTAATTGATAAAGGGTATTGTCCACATAGTCATGCTGTTGATGTTCTTGTGAGAAGCCTGTGTTCTCATGGAAGAGTAGAAGAAGCTTTTGAATGCTCTTTACAGATTCTTGAAAGAGGTAGGCATTTAAGTAAGACTTGTTTTCGTGTTTTAGAGAGACATTTAGAGATGGGTAATGAAGATAAATTAAAAAAACTCAATAAGATGATCAAAAATCTACACACTGTTATACCCCCATCAAAAGGGCATGCAAATGGTATTTCTAGTGTAATATAA